The Drechmeria coniospora strain ARSEF 6962 chromosome 02, whole genome shotgun sequence genome has a segment encoding these proteins:
- a CDS encoding glycoside hydrolase family 38 protein, with protein MGGGGDLRSKSSFPLLAQKPVGVPKTSILKSRIEPFYKPGQYEKVNLLANLYNARFSGKPHVKLFSWSAPGQERPRFEDAVSQEFKETSTGASFGPSWTTHWFRVHLTVPKEALDEELVVLEWDANNEGLVWADDGMPLQGLTGGGERTEWIVPKSFRDGKEHVIYVEMACNGMFGNAPNGRSSIAPPDPNRYFTLGTATIAAVNLPARMLHFDMWELGDAARELPEDSAEQNQALSVAMRIINTFQVNDQNSILQCRKIAQEVLGPDVDSHRVYDTGKDPVVFGIGHCHIDTCWLWPWAETKRKVCRSWSSQCDLMDRYPEAHFACSQAQQFKWLKQHYPSAFARVKSKVNAGQFHPIGGSWVEHDTNMPSGESLVRQFFYGQRFFEAEFGTRCRTFWLPDTFGYSSQLPQLCRLAGMDRFMTQKLSWNNINTFPHTTFMWVSPDGSQVLCHMPPSETYTAEANFGDLKRSITGHKTMRVDKSSLLVYGKGDGGGGPTWQHFEKLRRCAGISNTLGGIPKLKLGLTVDDFFDRISPKAHEFPTWYGELYFELHRGTYTTQANNKYFNRKAEFMLRSIEQLAAVASIKNKSYKYPTKDIDTMWENVLLCQFHDCLPGSSIEMCYDDSNKLYDELFKTGQKLLDDLYKSLGTADVRTEYFNQPVALNTLPWHRKEIVEVSDDEVGIACGDGQLLPLRTFKVNKDKPAVSVTQTHGEFVLENDQLRVVVQEGCITSLYDRINDREVIEKGGKANKFVIFDDIPLFWEAWDVEVYHLQTQRNLRYGATRIHESKPHKVTLVTDIKISDDSNLRSYISLSAAIKGQPSQVNCLAEVEWHENSKFLKVEFPVEIVNNEASYETAFSITKRPTHYNTSWDMAKFEVCCHKFADLSEHNYGVSILNDSKYGFATAGKTMRLSLLRSPKAPDAHADMGHHSIRWAIFPHKGSLSSATVKAAYAFNNPLKLLCAPSTTVESLHCAPIKLINNDESDSLILDTVKRGHDDEDVTRLEGLRVNKGQSIILRVYESLGGHSRGTIETQFNVRRVSKTNVLEDEMEEIKTADGQFAIHLRPFEVATYKLQL; from the exons atgggtggcggcggcgacctgaGGAGCAAGAGCTCCTTTCCTCTCCTTGCCCAGAAGCCCGTGGGCGTACCCAAAACAAGCATTCTCAAGAGTCGCATCGAGCCGTTCTACAAGCCGGGTCAGTACGAAAAAGTCAACCTGCTTGC CAACCTGTACAATGCCAGGTTCTCGGGCAAGCCGCACGTCAAGCTCTTTTCCTGGAGCGCACCGGGCCAGGAGCGGCCCCGCTTCGAGGATGCCGTCTCCCAAGAGTTCAAGGAAACGAGCACGGGCGCCTCCTTCGGCCCGTCGTGGACCACGCACTGGTTCAGGGTGCACCTGACGGTGCCGAAGGAGGCACTTGACGAGgaactcgtcgtcctcgagtgGGATGCAAACAACGAGGGCTTGGTctgggccgacgatggcatgcCTCTGCAAGGcctcaccggcggcggcgaacgCACCGAGTGGATCGTGCCCAAGTCCTTccgcgacggcaaggagcaCGTCATCTACGTCGAGATGGCCTGCAACGGCATGTTTGGAAATGCGCCCAACGGAAGGTCCAGCATTGCGCCCCCCGACCCCAACAGATACTTCACCCTCGGCACCgccaccatcgccgccgtgaACCTGCCGGCCCGCATGCTTCACTTCGACATGTGggagctcggcgatgccgcccgcGAGCTCCCCGAGGACTCGGCCGAGCAGAACCAAgccctctccgtcgccatgAGGATCATCAACACGTTCCAAGTCAACGACCAAAACTCCATTCTCCAATGCCGGAAGATCGCCCAGGAGGTTCTCGGACCCGACGTCGACTCGCACCGAGTATACGATACGGGAAAGGACCCTGTCgtcttcggcatcggccactGCCACATCGACACCTGCTGGCTGTGGCCCTGGGCGGAGACCAAGCGCAAGGTCTGCCGGTCTTGGTCGAGCCAGTGCGACCTAATGGACCGCTACCCCGAGGCTCACTTTGCCTGCTCCCAGGCCCAGCAGTTCAAGTGGCTCAAGCAGCATTACCCCAGTGCCTTCGCCCGCGTCAAGAGCAAGGTCAACGCCGGCCAGTTTCACCCCATTGGCGGCAGCTGGGTCGAGCACGACACGAACATGCCGAGTGGCGAATCTCTCGTCCGCCAGTTCTTTTACGGTCAGAGGTTCTTCGAGGCCGAGTTTGGCACCCGCTGCCGTACCTTCTGGCTGCCGGACACCTTCGGGTACTCGAGCCAGCTGCCCCAGCTCTGCCGTCTGGCCGGCATGGACCGCTTCATGACCCAGAAGCTGAGCTGGAACAACATCAATACATTTCCCCACACCACCTTCATGTGGGTGAGCCCCGACGGCAGCCAAGTCCTCTGCCACATGCCCCCCTCGGAAACGTACACGGCCGAAGCCAATTTTGGCGACCTGAAGCGGAGCATCACGGGGCACAAGACGATGCGCGTCGACAAGTCTTCCCTCTTGGTCTACGGAAagggtgacggcggcggcggcccgacCTGGCAGCACTTCGAGAAGCTTCGACGCTGCGCCGGTATTAGCAAcaccctcggcggcatcccgAAGCTCAAGTTGGGtctcaccgtcgacgacttctTCGATCGCATATCCCCCAAGGCCCACGAGTTCCCAACTTGGTACGGCGAGCTCTATTTTGAACTCCACCGAGGCACCTACACCACCCAGGCCAACAACAAGTACTTTAACCGAAAAGCCGAGTTCATGCTCCGCAGTATTGAGCAGCTGGCTGCTGTCGCATCCATCAAGAACAagtcgtacaagtaccccACAAAGGACATCGACACCATGTGGGAGAACGTGCTGCTTTGCCAGTTTCACGACTGTCTGCCGGGAAGCTCCATCGAAATGTGCTACGACGACTCGAATAAG CTCTACGACGAACTTTTCAAAACCGGACAAAAGCTTCTAGACGACCTTTACAAGTCACTCGGCACTGCCGACGTGCGAACCGAGTATTTCAACCAACCCGTCGCTCTCAACACGTTGCCGTGGCATAGAAAGGAGATAGTCGAGGTCTCCGATGACGAGGTCGGTATTGCTTGCGGCGATGGTCAACTGCTCCCTCTCCGTACTTTCAAGGTGAACAAGGACAAGCCGGCCGTGTCTGTGACCCAGACGCATGGCGAATTCGTTCTGGAGAATGACCAGCTCCGAGTCGTTGTCCAGGAGGGATGCATCACCTCCCTCTACGATCGCATCAACGATCGCGAGGTCATCGAGAAGGGGGGTAAGGCCAACAAATTCGTCATCTTTGATGACATCCCACTCTTCTGGGAGGCTTGGGACGTGGAGGTGTACCATCTGCAGACTCAGCGCAACCTGCGTTACGGCGCAACTAGAATTCACGAGTCCAAGCCTCACAAGGTCACGTTGGTCACGGACATTAAGATCAGCGACGATAGCAATCTGAGGTCGTACATAAGCTTGTCGGCAGCGATCAAGGGCCAGCCCTCCCAGGTCAACTGCCTCGCAGAGGTGGAGTGGCATGAGAATTCCAAGTTCCTCAAGGTCGAATTTCCCGTTGAAATCGTCAACAATGAAGCTTCGTACGAGACGGCATTCAGCATCACCAAGAGACCTACCCACTACAACACGAGCTGGGACATGGCAAAGTTTGAAGTTTGCTGCCACAAGTTCGCCGACCTGTCTGAGCACAACTACGGCGTGTCTATCCTGAACGATTCCAAGTACGGCTTTGCCACCGCCGGCAAGACGATGCGCCTGTCCTTGCTCCGATCCCCGAAGGCTCCTGATGCGCACGCTGACATGGGCCATCATTCGATTCGCTGGGCCATCTTCCCTCACAAGGGATCCCTGTCATCAGCTACAGTCAAGGCCGCGTACGCGTTCAACAATCCGTTGAAGCTACTTTGTGCTCCCAGTACCACGGTCGAATCGCTCCATTGTGCGCCCATCAAGTTAATCAACAACGATGAGTCCGATTCGCTTATCCTCGACACGGTCAAGcgcggccatgatgacgaggacgtcaCCCGGCTCGAGGGCTTGCGTGTGAACAAGGGCCAGAGCATCATCCTTCGTGTGTACGAGTCTCTTGGCGGCCATAGCAGAGGTACGATCGAGACACAGTTCAACGTCAGACGAGTGAGCAAGACGAATGTTCTCGAAGATGAAATGGAGGAGATTAAGACTGCCGACGGGCAATTCGCCATCCATCTCCGGCCGTTTGAGGTGGCCACGTACAAGCTTCAGCTATag
- a CDS encoding serine/threonine protein kinase, with amino-acid sequence MAQIVLDLFYSLGNCLNCFPGSPTLKINNRSFKIQRLLGEGGFSYVYLVEDTTSHQIFALKKIRCPFGAESVQQAMREVDAYRLFAHVPTIISAVDHSVATERGADEATKTVYVLLPYYRRGNLQDMINANLVNRSSFPERYLMVLFLGVCKALRAMHEYRPVPAERMEMGNEDDHSADGRSGPNRGTAGATRGTRNEEDEDREQERGLMEGEMSSDGGGKVRAYSHRDIKPGNIMIDDSGSGPILMDLGSVVPSPTPVTSQSLALQIQDTAAEHSTMPYRAPELFDVRTGTVIDTKVDIWSLGCTLYACLVGKSPFEMRSDETGGTLSLCVLGGDWRFPDESPGGAKRVNSIGQAKARAAASADGHGGDHSGGAGAGSTVISEPIREIVRSCLKVEPAERPDIDELITMVEHAIEELPEGDGNRS; translated from the exons ATGGCCCAAATAGTCCTTGATCTCTTCTACTCCTTGGGGAACTGCCTCAACTGCTTCCCAGGCTCCCCGACGCTCAAGATCAACAACCGCAGCTTCAAGATTCAACGGCTGCTCGGCGAG GGCGGCTTCTCGTACGTCTACCTCGTCGAAGATACAACCTCGCACCAGATCTTTGCCCTTAAGAAGATCCGCTGCCCTTTCGGTGCCGAGTCAGTCCAGCAGGCGATGCGAGAGGTCGACGCCTATCGGCTCTTCGCCCACGTCCCCACCATCATATCCGCTGTCGACCATTCTGTCGCCACTGAGCGCGGCGCTGACgaggcgacgaagacggtgTACGTCCTGCTGCCGTATTACCGCCGCGGCAACCTGCAGGACATGATCAACGCCAATCTCGTCAACCGGAGCAGCTTTCCCGAGAGGTACCTCATGGTgctcttcctcggcgtctGCAAGGCCCTACGCGCCATGCACGAGTACCGACCTGTGCCGGCGGAGAGGATGGAAATGGGCAATGAGGATGACCACAGCGCCGATGGCAGGAGTGGCCCCAACAGAGGCACGGCGGGGGCCACGCGCGGGACGCGcaacgaggaggatgaggatcgAGAGCAAGAACGCGGCCTTATGGAGGGTGAAATGAGctccgatggcggcggcaaggtccGCGCGTATTCGCACCGGGACATAAAACCCGGCAACATCATGATCGACGATTCGGGCTCCGGGCCCATCCTCATGGacctcggctccgtcgtcccCTCCCCGACCCCCGTCACTTCGCAGTCTCTTGCCTTGCAGATCCAAGACACGGCAGCCGAACACTCCACCATGCCATACCGCGCACCCGAGCTCTTTGATGTCCgcaccggcaccgtcatcgaCACCAAGGTCGACATCTGGTCTCTCGGCTGCACCCTCTACgcctgcctcgtcggcaagtcTCCCTTCGAGATGCGGTCGGACGAAACGGGTGGCACCCTCAGCCTCTGCGTCCTCGGTGGCGACTGGCGCTTCCCCGATGAGTCCCCCGGCGGCGCAAAGCGCGTCAACAGCATTGGCCAGGCCAAAGcgagggccgccgcctccgcggacggccacggcggtgACCActccggcggcgccggcgccggcagcaCCGTCATCAGCGAACCCATCCGCGAGATCGTCCGCAGCTGCCTCAAGGTTGAACCCGCCGAGAGGCCCGATATCGACGAACTTATCACGATGGTTGAGCACGCTATCGAGGAGCTGCCCGAAGGCGATGGCAACAGGTCATGA